In Streptomyces sp. NBC_00344, the genomic window GGACTCGCGGGGCCGTGGCTGCTCGGACGGATCATCGACCGGGTCAAGGCGGGCGATGACGTCGCTGCCGTCGACCGGCTCGCCCTCGCGATCCTGCTGTTCGCCCTGGCCGAGCTGGTGCTGACCCGGTTCGCCCGCAGTCTCGCCTACCGCTTCGGCGAGCGCACATCGGCACGGGTCCGCGAGCAGTTCGTCGAACGGGCGCTCGCCCTGCCGGTCTCGGTGGTGGAACGCGCCGGCACCGGCGACCTCACGGTCCGCGGCACCGTCGACGTAGCCACCATCGGCACGACCATGCGCGACGCCGCACCCGAGGTCTTCATCGCCGCGGTCCAGTCACTGTTCATCCTCGGCGCGGTCTTCGCGGTGAACCCGTTGCTCGGCTGCTGCGGAGTCCTCGGGCTGACAGGTATCGGGTGGGCAGCGCGCTGGTATCTGCGCAGGGCCCGGAGCGCGTATCTCGCCGAGGGCGCTGCCCACTCCGCGCTCACCGAAGTGCTCACCTCCACAGCGGCCGGCGCGCGCACGGTGGACGCGCTCGGGCTGGAGCAGCTCCGGATCGACGCGTGCGACCGGGCTGTCGGCACCTGGCGGGATGCCAGGACACGCACTCTCTTCCTGCGCACGGTTCTCTTCCCCGCCGTGGACATCTCGTATCTGCTGCCGGTCGCCGGGGTGCTGCTGCTCGGCGGCGTACTGCACGACCGCGGAGCGGTGACCATCGGCGAGGTGGTCGCATCGGCGCTGTATCTGCGCCAGTTGTCGTCGCCGCTCGACATCGTCCTGCAGTGGATGGAACAACTGCAGAGCAGCGGAGCGGCCTTCGCCCGGGTCGAGGGGGTGGCTCCGGCCTCGCCCGCAACCGGGCCGGCCCACGCCGGTGAGCCCGTGGACGACCGGATCGAGCTGGCCGGGGTCCACTACGCGTACGACGGCGGGCGGGACGTACTGCACGGCGTCGATCTGACCGTGCACCCGGGCGAACGCCTGGCGGTGGTCGGCCCCTCCGGGGCGGGGAAATCAACCCTCGGCAGGCTGCTGGCGGGCGTCGACGCCCCTCGTGCCGGCACCGTCACCGTCGGCGGGGTGCCCCTCGCGGGGCTGGCGCCGGGGCAGCTGCGCCGCCAGGTCGTGCTGGTCACTCAGGAGCACCATGTCTTCATGGGCACGGTCAAGGACAATCTGCTGATCGCGGCACCCACCGCAGCGGATGCCGAACTGGCGGCGGCGCTCGACTCCGTGGGCGCGGACTGGGCGGCGGCGCTCCCGGACGGGCTGGACACCGGACTGGGCGCGGGCGGTCTCCGGCTCGACGGCGCGCAGTCCCAGCAACTCGCCCTGGCCCGTGTCGTACTGGCCGATCCGCACACCCTGATACTCGACGAGGCGACCGCACTTCTCGACCCGACGACAGCACGGCACACGGAGCGCGCGCTGGCCGCCGTTCTCGAAAACCGTACGGTCATCGCCATCGCCCACCGCCTGCACACCGCCCATGACGCGGACCGGGTGGCTGTCATGGCAGAGGGCCGCCTTGCCGAACTCGGCACCCACGACGAGCTGGTGGCTGACGGCGGAGCGTACTGCGCACTCTGGAACGCCTGGCACGGCGCGCCCCGGGACGGCGTCGGCTGACCGGGGCCGGGGCCGTTCCGGCGGAGGGCGCGCCGACAGGAGACCGGCGCCCGACGGGAAAGGGGTGGGACCCGGGACGCCGGCGCGGCGGCTCACTCCATCAGGAAGACCTGTTCTCCCCGCGTCCACCAGTCGCCGGGAGCCGCCTCGGGAACCGGCTGCTGACAGGGGTCGGTGAGGGTCCACCACTCCCGGGTCGCCTCGTCCTGAGCCATGGCGGCAAGATCAGCGGCCAGGTCCTGCCCGTGGTACTCGAAGTAGCTGAAGAGCCGGTCACCGAGCAGATGGATCGAGTAGTTGGCGATGTGACTCGTGCGCAGCCGGGCCAGCACGGGTTCGGGGACGGCGCGGTGCAGCTCCCGGTATTCGGCCAGCTTCTCCGGTCGCACCTTGATCACCTGCGCGATGCGCTGCATGGGGCGCCCCCTCGTAGACCGGGTGGTTCTTCCGGCGGAACCTACAGAAGAACCGGGGGAGGGGGAACCCTCAGGTCGTCCCCCGACGCGGTCCACCCGCATATGGTCCTGCCCGGAAAGCCGGGGCACGGCTGAGCGGTGCCGCCCGCCCCGGACCGGCCTTCGGGTTGCCGGCGACCCCATCGGTGTTCGCCGGCCGGCCCGAAGCGGCCGCTCGCCATGGTGATCGGATGCTGTCGGTACGGAACGCGGCGGTGGGCCGCCGGGGTGGCGACCCACCACGCAGTTCAGACCGAGCGGTGGTACTGCTGCGGTACGTGCACATCGCTGCCGAGCTCGCGGGCGGCGAGGCGGGCCCACGAGGGGTTGCGGAGCAGCTCCCGACCGAGCAGGACCGCGTCCGCCTCGCCGTTGGAGAGGATCTTCTCGGCCTGCTCCGTCTCGGTGATCATGCCGACTGCGGCCACCGGCAGCGAGGTCTCCGCCTTGACACGTGCGGCGAAAGGCACCTGGTAGCCGGGGCCGGCCGGGATGCGGACCCGCGCCGCGTTGCCGCCCGACGACACGTCCAGCAGGTCCACGCCGTGTTCCTTGAGCAGCGGAGCGAGGCGGACCGTGTCATCGGGTGTCCAGCCGCCTTCGTCCAGCCAGTCGGTTGCGGAGATCCGGAAGAACAGGGGCAGCTCCTCGGGCCACACCGAGCGGACCGCGTCGACGACTTCCAGCGTGAACCTGACGCGGTTCTCGAAGCTGCCGCCGTACTCATCGGTCCGGTGGTTGCTGTGCGGAGAGAGGAATTCGCCCAGGAGATAGCCGTGCGCACCATGGATCTCGGCGACTTCGAAGCCGGCGTCGAGCGCCCGCCGGGCGGCATCGGCGAACTGAGCCACGATGTGCTTGATCTCAGGTGCCGTCAGCTCGGCCGGGACGTGGTGGCCCTCCTCGAAGGGGAGAGCGCTGGGAGCGACCGGCTGCCAGCCGCCCTGCTCGGCGCCCACCGGACCGCCGCCGTTCCACGGTCGGTCGGTGGACGCCTTCCGTCCGGCGTGTGCCAGCTGGATGCCCGCGACCGTGCCCTGCCCCTTGAGGAAGTCCGTGATCCGGCGGAGCGAAGCGGCCTGGGTGTCGTTCCAGATACCGAGGTCCGCGGGGCTGATGCGGCCCTCAGGGCTGACGGCTGTCGCCTCGACGATGACCAGGCCGGTGCCTCCCGCGGCGCGCGCGGTGTAGTGCGAGAAATGCCAGTCGTTCGCGGCACCCGTGCCCGGCCCGGAGGTGTCGGCCGAGTACTGGCACATGGGCGGCATCCACACACGGTTGGGGATGGTCAGCGACCGCAGGGTGTAAGGCTCGAAGAGGGCGCTCACGACAGGCTCCATTCACGACGGTGTCGGGACGCCTCGTACGATACCTTTCGTAATACGGCGAATGTCAAACTACGATTAACCTCGTACAATGAGCACCCGGAGCCGAGCGGGTGCCCCGTTCCGGGGTGGTCATCGCAAACCGAGCGAAGGGGAGCCGGCGTGACGAGCACGACGACCGCAGGGAGCAGCCGTGCCCTCGCTCATCCGAGGCGCGAGGAGATCCGTCTCGAAGGTGTGCTGCACGCGCTCGCCGACCCCATGCGGATGCGTGTCGTGCGCGAACTGGCCGCGGACGGAAGTGAGATGGCGTGCTCACGCTTTGTCCTGCCGGTCACCAAGTCGACCACCACCCATCACTTCAGGGTGCTGCGCGAGAGTGGCGTGATCCAGCAGGTCTACCGTGGCACCGCGAAGATGAGCGGGTTGCGCAGGGAGGATCTGGAGGCGCTGTTCCCCGGCCTGCTGGACAGCGTGCTCGCTGCCGCCGACGGCGAGGCCGGCCGACTCGGCGACGGCTGAGCAGCCCCGTCGGCCGCGGCCGGTGACCGGCAGGGGGGCTATGCCGGCGGTGGAGTCCCGGCGAAGTCGTGCCGGCCGTCCTCCGGCGGAGGCTCCGGGGCCGGCGGCACACCGAGATCCCATGCCAGTTCGTACCGCTGGAAGAGCTCCCCGCGCAGTCGTGAGAGCGGCATCGGTGCGCCCGGCAGCAGCTGTGCGAAGACCGTGCCCATCAGCTGGGCGCGCAGCAGCAGATAGTCGGCGTCCGCATCCTCCGATCCGTATGTCTCCACGGTGCTGCGCAGGATCTGTGCCAGCCGCTGCTGCTCGGGACACTGCACGAACCCCTGGGCCTGCAGGATTCCCGCCATGTGGGTCCGCATCAGGACTGGGTGGGCGATCGCCAGCCCCAGGATCGCGTCGATGGCCCGCGCCATCAGTTCACGTCCGTCGTCGGTGTGCGGCTCACGGGCCAGGGCCGCGCCGAGTGTGTGATGCATCAGCCGGTGCACGGCGGACTGCAGAAGCTGCCGCTTGCCGGGGAAGTAGTACGAGACCAGGCCACGGGCGGATCCAGCCCGGTCGGCGATGTCCGCCAGCGTGGTCGCTTCGTAGCCGCGCTCGTCGACAAGATCCACTGTGGCCTGCAGGAGCCGCTCGCGGGAACGTCGCCGCAACTCCTCATTGACCGATTGGCTGCGCGGGGACATGCTTGACTCCTGCGTTGACTGGCTCTCAGCCAACTATACTCAACGCATCCTGCAAAGGGCCCTGTCAGGGGACTGTCGTGCAGGACTGTGCCCAAACCGGGCGACGCGGGGGATCGTCCGGTTTGGGTGTCCGGCCTGCCCTGCGCCGGGGCCCGGGTCGCTCAGCCGACCAGTTCCAGCACAGGACGCAGCCCGCCGGGCCTTTCCCGGACCGGCAGAGGGTCCACGAAATGCACGGCGCAGCCGAGACCCGCGGCGCCGCCGTCCGCACGCCGGTCGTCGCCGACCATCAGCACATCGTGCGGATCCCGCCCCAGCGCGTCGCACGCGACGCGGAAGAGCCGCACGTCCGGTTTCTGGATGCCGTGCTCGTAGGAGAGTGCGTAGTGCTCCACGTAGCGGTCCAGTCCGTGGGCGCGGAAGACCGGCCGGAGATCCCAGCCGATGTTGCTCACCACGGCCACACCGATTCCCCGGCCGCGCAGCTCCCGCAGCACCTCGACGGCGTCCGGGTACGGGCTCCAGGCATCGGATGCCATGTGGCGGTCGTAAAGAAGGTCGTAGAGCCCGGGATCGGGCAGAGCCACCTGACGTGCGAGACCCGTGAACGCGGCCCGGTGATGATCCGCGCTCTCGTCGCGCTTCGCCCACAGCCCGGCCAGCTCCGGCGGAATCCGTTGCGGGGGCGGTCCGCCGGGAAGGGCGCCCGCCGCCGTCAACTCCTGCTCGCAGCGGGTGAATTCACTTTCGCTCAGGACGACCCCCGCGGTATCGAGGGCGGACCGCAGCCACGCGGCCACCGGATCCGTCCGGCAGAGCGTGCCGGAGAAGTCGAAGAGCACAGCCTTGATGGTCATGACGGCATTCTTCCGTACCCGCGGTCTCCGCGGCGGCCGTCCGGACAACCGGGCGAGAGCCTGCGTCATCCCAGGGCGCGCAGGCCGGGCACGAAGGCAACCAGCAGCGGTACGACGGGTACCAGCGCGGCTGCGGCGGTGAGCCGCAGCCGCCGGCCCGCTGTCAGCCGGGGGGCGGCGCTCAGCAGCCGGTCGACACGCTGGGGGAGCTGTGCGTCCGGTGTGGGGCAGGGGCCGAACACCCCACGGTGTTCGTTGAGTTCGACCAGAGCCAGCGCTATGGTCAGCCGCCCGAAACGGCGGGACGCCACATCGTCGGCGGCGAGTTCCACCAAGCGGTGCATCTCGTTGCGGAAGGCTGCGAACACCGGAATCTGCGGAAACCCGGCCGCCAGCGCGGCGGAACAGTGCAGCAGCCAGTCGTGCCTGGCGCGGGCGTGCCCCTGCTCGTGGGCGAGCACCGCGTCCAGCTGGCTGCCCTTCAGGCGGCGCAGGGCCGCCGTGGTGATGACCAGCTGAGCCGGGCTGCCCCGCTGCCACCAGGCATCGGGGCGCTCGCCTTCCAGCACGACGAGCCGGTCGCTGCGAGCCTCCTCACCCGGCAACACCGGTGAGCGCACGACCAGTTCCCTGCGGCTCTGCCGGCGCCTGGTCCTCGCCGCGCGGATCTCACGGGTGAGCATGGCCGCCGTCCAGACCCCGCAGGCCGCCAGGACCAGCGCAGTGGCGGCAGACCACTGGGCGTACGCGCCGAGCGCGTACGCCTCCACCACGGCTCGCGGTGCGGGCGCGAAGACATTGCCGCGCACCAGCTGCCAGGCGGCGGCCGCGCTGAACGTCATCGCCAGCGCGAAGCAGAGCAGTACGGCGGCCACCACGCACTGCCACACCCAGAGCGCCACCACCGGCTCCCGCTCCGGCCACTCGGCGCGCGCCAGAAGCCGCGGAGCCGCGACGGCAGCCACGGCTCCGAGTAGCAACAGCGCTAGGGAGACCACCATGGGTGTCAGCTTATGAGCGCGGCGTGTCGCCGGGTATGGCCTGGCTCTTCAAGTGACGCACGACACGGCCTGTGTGATGGGGTCAGACCGTGAGCAGCATGGCGAACATGGCTATGCCCATGGAGAGCCGGCAGGCCAGCGCCAGCTCCGGCCGCGCCCCCCAGCCCGCCGCCCCGGCGCCCGGCGGCCGGGGCGGCGTCGCGGGGCCGCCTCCCGTGGAGGCCGTCGTCGGTACGGGTATCAGTGCTGCGCCGGCGCGCAGCACGTAGAGGGCGTAGTAGACGAGCAGGACTCCGGTGAGCAGCGGCAGCCCGCCCGGCGAGTGCTGCGGGTGTCCGTCGTGCGCGCCCCCGGGAGCCATGGTGATGGCCATGTAGACCATGGCCAGGGTTCCGACCAGGTGGTGCAGATGGTGCGTGCTGGTGCGGCTCAGCCACAGGGCCCGGAGTGCGCCACCGCCGAACACCGCGACGAAGACCGCCCATCCCCATGCCGGAGGGGTGACCACCGCGGCGGGCAGCGCCATCGCGGCCATGCCGAACCCCATCACCGCCTCGCCGCCCGCGGCGCTTCGCGCCGCCTTCGAATCGCTGCGCAGCCGCGCCAGACAGTAGGCGCCGGTCCCCGCGCTCAACACCATGAGCAACCAGCCGGACATGGCAGGTCCGTGCACGGCTCACCTCCCCCTTCGATCCGGCCGGCCCTGCGCGGACTCACCGTCCTCGCCGGCCGGTGCCGGCTTCCCGACGCATCGATTCCCACGACCGGCGGAGCGCAAGCGAGCGCAGGGGTGTACAGGGGGAGCGCGAACCGGCGCGTTATCGTCTGGAGGATCCCCGGCCGGCAGCCGGCCGGGACCCACCCGACGGGAGACCTCACCGCATGGACACCGCCCCCGACCGGCTCACCTTCCGTGACGCGGTCGACAGCGACGTGCCGGCGCTCGTCGCGCTGATCGAGTCGGCCTACCGCGGGGACGCCAGCCGGGACGGCTGGACGACGGAGGCGGACATCCTCGACGGACAGCGCACCGACCCCGAGGGGGTGCGCGCGGTCATCGCGGCTTCCGGCGGACGGCTGCTGGTCGTGGAGAGCGAGGGCCGGCCGGTGGCCTGCTGCCAGCTGGAACACCGCGGCGACGCCGCCTACTTCGGGATGTTCGCGGTCAGCCCCGACATGCAGGGTGCGGGGCTCGGCAGGCAGATCATCGGTGAGGCCGAGCGCCGGGTGCGCGAGGAGTGGGGGGTCCGCGAGATGCAGATGACGGTGATCTCGGTACGGAACGACCTCATCGCCTGGTACGAGCGCCGCGGCTACCGCCGTACGGGCAGGATGACGCCTTTCCCCTACGGCGACGAGCGGTTCGGGATTCCGCTCCGCGACGATCTGCAGTTCGAGTTGCTGGTCAAGCACCTCGCAGCGGCGCCGCCCGGCCAGGGCGGGCAGCCTCCGCGACCGTCCGCCGGCGAGTGAGCCGGGGCTGCCCCGCACCCCCTGGCAGCACACACGCGGCGGATCCTCCCGCGGAGGGCCACGGGCCGGTCCTCAGGCGGTGAACCGCCCGGTGCGGCGGATCTCCGGATAGTCGGTGGTTGCACCATCCAGATCCAGGGCCCGTACCAGCCGCAGATGATCCTGGGTGTTCACCACCCAGCCGAGGACCTTGAGCCCCTCGGCATGCGCCTTCTCCACGAGCTCCAGGGTGAGCCTGCGGATATTGAGCGCCACCGTCGCGGCGCCGACGGCCTTGGCGCGGTCCACCACGTCGGCGCCCCAGCGGCTGGCGATCAGCGCCGTCCGCACACCGGGCACCAGCGAGCCGATCTCCGCGATCGCCTCGTCGTGGAACGACGACACCTCGACCCGGCCGACGAGATCACGCCGCCGCATCACATCGGCGAGCGCCCGCGCCGCGGCCGCGTCCTTGATCTCCGCCTGGAGCGGTGTGCGCACGGCGTCGAGCACTTCATCGAAGAGGGGGATCCGCTCGCCCTGTCCCGCGTCGAGTTCACGCAGCTCGGCGAGGGTCTTCTCGGCGATGGCGCCTCTGCCGTCGGTCGTACGGTCCACTTCGGTGTCGTGCATCACGACCAGGGAGCCGTCCTTGCTCAGATGCAGATCCAGTTCGATGGCGTCCATGCCCGCCTGTTCCGCGCGCACGAAGGACCGCAGGGTGTTCTCCGGCTCGACGCCCATGACCCCGCGATGTCCGATGATGTGAAGACTCAAGGTTCTCTCGCTTCCGTCGACGGCGACTCTCGCGTGGCATAGCTACCCACATGGCATGGCCGCAGCCTAATCGCCCGCCCTCGCACCGGGCCCCGAGTTGCGCGGCGTGGTGCGTAACCCCGGCCGACCGCGACCAGACCTCGTGCGTAGCGGGCTTCTGGCCGGGTAGAAGCTGCCCTCGAGAGGTCAGTGGCAGGAAGAATCGCTGCGATCAAGGGGTTCGTGCGGGATAATTTCCTGACGGGTCACTTGAATGAGTGATCTGGTCAGCGATACGGTGCGTTGACGCTAGGTTCTCCTGTGGAGGAAGTGACATGACGGAAATTCTTGTGCAGGATGCAGTCGACGGAGGTATATCCGGCGCCCGGCGGGTGGTCGAGCACCCAGCCTGGTCTGTGCTCAAGAATGCCGTCGAGGGGATCCGCCCCTGGCAGTCCAAGGACGGATCCATCGACTTCGACGCGGAGGGGGCGCCCTCCCGCACGACCGCCGAGGCCGCGGTCGGCCGGGTGAGCGGTGCGGTGGAGGAGCTCTCCCCGATGCTGCCGCACGACGGCGAGTACCACAGTGCGCTCGTCGCCGATCTTCGCAAGTGGGCGGACGGCGGTTTCGGTGTGCCGGACTTCCTGGACTCGCTGCTCGCCTTCCACCCGGCGGCCCGGCGTGCCGACGGCCTGCAGCACCTGGTCGTCTTCCCGATGTACACCCAGAACGGCAACCCGGACCGCAACCTGGAAGCGGTCGTGCTGCGTATGGTCTGGCCCGACTGGCTCGCCGAGCTGGAGGCGACCCGCTACGACAACCCGCTGTTCTGCGGCATCACCTTCGAGGACTTCACCTCGGGTTACGACACCAACTCCGCGGTGCTCTTCCCCGAGACCATCGCTGTGCGCGAAGCGCCCGAACGCTTCACCTGGGGCGGGATCTTCTGCGATCGGGAGGCCGCCCGCTTCCGGGCCGTCACCGAGGCGGCCGTGGACATCCTTCGTCTCGAACTTCCCGACGACATCCGGCAGATGGTCGGTGACCAGGAACGCTGCCAGCAGGCCTTCGTGCTCTGGGACATGGTCCACGACCGTACCCACAGCCATGGTGACCTGCCGTTCGACCCGTTCATGATCAAGCAGCGCCAGCCGTTCTGGATGTACGGCCTCGAGGAGCTGCGCTGCGACCTCACGGCGTTCAGGGAGGCCGTGCAGCTCGAGGCCGACGGCTTCGAGCAGGGCCGTGACGTCCAGTACGCCGTGCTCTTCGACCGGATGTTCCGCTTCCCGGTGACCGGTGAGCGGGTCCGCAACTATGACGGTCTCGGCGGTCAGCTGCTCTTCGCCTACCTCCACCAGCACGATGTGGTGCGCTGGACCGACAGCACCCTGACGATCGACTGGGAGCTGGCCCCCCAGGTCACCAACCAGCTCTGCGCCGAGATCGAGGACCTGTACCGGGCGGGAATCGACCGGCCCAAGCTGGTCCACTGGTTCGCCGCCTACGAGCTGGTCTCCGGCTATCTCGCCCCGCACCCCGGATCGCGCTGGGCCAAGGGCCCGGACGCACTGGATCTGAGCCAGCCGCCGCGTAAACTTGTGGACGACGTGCTTCCGGACGAGTTTCCGCTCAGCATGTTCTACGAGGCGCTCTCGAAGAAGCTGAAGAACGTGGTCGCCTCCACCAAGGGGATCACAGCGGCAAACGCCCCCGTGCGAGCTGCCGCGTGAGGTCACGTAGCCAGGAGGCGAAGGCGATGGGCAAAGGATCGTTGGACGGCGCCGTGGTCGCTGTGGCCGGGGCCGCGGGCCCGGCGGGCCGTGCCGCGCTGCTGAAGCTGGCCGAGGCCGGGGCCGTGGTGGTCGCTGCCGACGCCGATGTGGCCAGGCTGGCGGAGGCGGTCGACGCGGCGAGGTATGCGCACGGCGGCGCCACGGTCACCGGGGAGACGGTCGACCTGCTCGACCTCGAAGCGACGCGCGCCTGGGCCGACAGCACCGAGAAGGAATTCGGCAGGATCGACGGTCTGGTGCATCTGGTCGGTGGCTGGCGCGGCAGCGCCTCCTTCGTCGAGACGGATCTGCGCGACTGGAGCAAGCTCGAGAAACTGCTGATCCGTACCGTCCAGCACACGTCGCTCGCCTTCCACGACGGACTGCTGCGCAGCGACCGCGGCCGTTATGTGCTGATCAGCGCTGCCGGTGCCTCCAAGCCCACCGCCGGCAACGCCGCGTATGCGGCTTCGAAGGCCGCTGCCGAGGCATGGACCCTGGCGCTCGGTGACGCCTTCCGCAAGGCGGGCGGTGAGGACGGGCCGCGTGCCGCGGCGACCGTGCTGGTGATCAAGGCACTGGTGCACGAAGCGATGCGTGCCGAGCGCCCGAATGCGAAGTTCTCGGGCTTCACCGATGTCTCGGAGCTGGCTGAGGCCATCACCGGTGTCTGGACGAAGTCCCCCGCGGAAGTGAACGGAAAACGCCTGTGGCTGACCTCCGCGCCGTGAAGACCGACGCCGCACGCCGCCACGATCCGGATGTGCGCGGTTTCGCCAGTGACAACTACGCGGGGGCGCACCCCGAGATCCTCGCCGCGCTCGCCGTGGCCAACGGCGGGCACCAGATCGCCTACGGCGAGGACGCGTACACCGGTCATCTCCAGCAGCTCGTCCACAGCCACTTCGGCCAGAGCGCCGAAGCGTTCCCGGTGTTCAACGGCACCGGCGCCAACGTGGTGGCGCTGCAGGCTCTGACCGACCGGTGGGGCGCGGTCATCGCGGCGGAGAGCGCGCACATCAACGTGGACGAGGGTGGTGCTCCCGAGAGAATGGCGGGGCTCAAGCTGCTCACGGTCCCGACGCCGGACGGGAAGCTCACGCCGGAGCTCATCGACCGTCAGGCCTTCGGCTGGGACGACGAGCACCGCGCCATGCCGCAGGTCGTCTCGATCACCCAGAACACCGAGCTCGGCACGGTCTACACGCCGGGCGAGATCCGCGCGATCTGTGAGCACGCACACGGACACGGTATGAAGGTCCATCTCGACGGGGCCCGGATAGCCAACGCGGCGGCCTCTCTCGATGTCCCGATGCGCACGTTCACGAACGCCGTGGGGGTGGACATCCTCTCGTTCGGCGGGACCAAGAACGGGATGCTCTTCGGCGAGGCCGTCGTGGTACTGAACCCGGACGCCGTGCGTCATATGAAGCATGTGCGGAAGATGTCGATGCAGCTCGCGTCCAAGATGCGCTTCGTGTCGGTCCAGCTGGAAGCGCTGCTCACCCGGGATCTCTGGCTGCGCAACGCCCGCCACGCCAACACGATGGCCCGGCGTCTCGCCGACGGGGTGCGCCAGACGGACGGTGTCGAGATCCTGCACGAGGTGCAGGCGAACGCCGTCTTCGCACGGCTGCCGCACGATGTCAGTGAGCGCCTGCAGAAGCGCTACCGCTTCTACTTCTGGGACGAGCCCGCGGGGGATGTCCGCTGGATGTGCTCCTTCGACACGACGGAGGACGACGTGGACGGCTTCCTGCTGGCTCTCAAGGAGGAGCTGGCCCGACAGGACTAGTTGAATAAGTATTCCGCCGACCGGATATTCATTGACTCCGGTCGGCGGCGCTCCTACGCTCTCCGTCATGGAGCTCGTTCAAGAAGTCCCTGACCTATCCGCCTACTTGGCGGCCGATGATGTCATCGACCATGGCCACCCCGTCGTACAGAGGGAATCCGCGAGGCTGCGCCGGGGAGCCGTCGGCGCGTATGCCTACGCGCAAGCGGCGTACGAGTTCGTCCGCGACGGCATTCCCCACTCGGCCGACTCGGGCGATCCCGGGGTCACCTGGCGCGCCTCCGATGTCATCGAGCAGCGCACCGGCATCTGCTACGCCA contains:
- a CDS encoding ABC transporter ATP-binding protein; protein product: MSGGLPVAERRTVRRTAARLIRLEIRTFIAVIALNALAAAAGLAGPWLLGRIIDRVKAGDDVAAVDRLALAILLFALAELVLTRFARSLAYRFGERTSARVREQFVERALALPVSVVERAGTGDLTVRGTVDVATIGTTMRDAAPEVFIAAVQSLFILGAVFAVNPLLGCCGVLGLTGIGWAARWYLRRARSAYLAEGAAHSALTEVLTSTAAGARTVDALGLEQLRIDACDRAVGTWRDARTRTLFLRTVLFPAVDISYLLPVAGVLLLGGVLHDRGAVTIGEVVASALYLRQLSSPLDIVLQWMEQLQSSGAAFARVEGVAPASPATGPAHAGEPVDDRIELAGVHYAYDGGRDVLHGVDLTVHPGERLAVVGPSGAGKSTLGRLLAGVDAPRAGTVTVGGVPLAGLAPGQLRRQVVLVTQEHHVFMGTVKDNLLIAAPTAADAELAAALDSVGADWAAALPDGLDTGLGAGGLRLDGAQSQQLALARVVLADPHTLILDEATALLDPTTARHTERALAAVLENRTVIAIAHRLHTAHDADRVAVMAEGRLAELGTHDELVADGGAYCALWNAWHGAPRDGVG
- a CDS encoding L-rhamnose mutarotase, yielding MQRIAQVIKVRPEKLAEYRELHRAVPEPVLARLRTSHIANYSIHLLGDRLFSYFEYHGQDLAADLAAMAQDEATREWWTLTDPCQQPVPEAAPGDWWTRGEQVFLME
- a CDS encoding NADH:flavin oxidoreductase/NADH oxidase, translating into MSALFEPYTLRSLTIPNRVWMPPMCQYSADTSGPGTGAANDWHFSHYTARAAGGTGLVIVEATAVSPEGRISPADLGIWNDTQAASLRRITDFLKGQGTVAGIQLAHAGRKASTDRPWNGGGPVGAEQGGWQPVAPSALPFEEGHHVPAELTAPEIKHIVAQFADAARRALDAGFEVAEIHGAHGYLLGEFLSPHSNHRTDEYGGSFENRVRFTLEVVDAVRSVWPEELPLFFRISATDWLDEGGWTPDDTVRLAPLLKEHGVDLLDVSSGGNAARVRIPAGPGYQVPFAARVKAETSLPVAAVGMITETEQAEKILSNGEADAVLLGRELLRNPSWARLAARELGSDVHVPQQYHRSV
- a CDS encoding ArsR/SmtB family transcription factor — protein: MTSTTTAGSSRALAHPRREEIRLEGVLHALADPMRMRVVRELAADGSEMACSRFVLPVTKSTTTHHFRVLRESGVIQQVYRGTAKMSGLRREDLEALFPGLLDSVLAAADGEAGRLGDG
- a CDS encoding TetR/AcrR family transcriptional regulator gives rise to the protein MSPRSQSVNEELRRRSRERLLQATVDLVDERGYEATTLADIADRAGSARGLVSYYFPGKRQLLQSAVHRLMHHTLGAALAREPHTDDGRELMARAIDAILGLAIAHPVLMRTHMAGILQAQGFVQCPEQQRLAQILRSTVETYGSEDADADYLLLRAQLMGTVFAQLLPGAPMPLSRLRGELFQRYELAWDLGVPPAPEPPPEDGRHDFAGTPPPA
- a CDS encoding HAD family hydrolase, which translates into the protein MTIKAVLFDFSGTLCRTDPVAAWLRSALDTAGVVLSESEFTRCEQELTAAGALPGGPPPQRIPPELAGLWAKRDESADHHRAAFTGLARQVALPDPGLYDLLYDRHMASDAWSPYPDAVEVLRELRGRGIGVAVVSNIGWDLRPVFRAHGLDRYVEHYALSYEHGIQKPDVRLFRVACDALGRDPHDVLMVGDDRRADGGAAGLGCAVHFVDPLPVRERPGGLRPVLELVG
- a CDS encoding M56 family metallopeptidase, whose protein sequence is MVVSLALLLLGAVAAVAAPRLLARAEWPEREPVVALWVWQCVVAAVLLCFALAMTFSAAAAWQLVRGNVFAPAPRAVVEAYALGAYAQWSAATALVLAACGVWTAAMLTREIRAARTRRRQSRRELVVRSPVLPGEEARSDRLVVLEGERPDAWWQRGSPAQLVITTAALRRLKGSQLDAVLAHEQGHARARHDWLLHCSAALAAGFPQIPVFAAFRNEMHRLVELAADDVASRRFGRLTIALALVELNEHRGVFGPCPTPDAQLPQRVDRLLSAAPRLTAGRRLRLTAAAALVPVVPLLVAFVPGLRALG
- a CDS encoding DUF5134 domain-containing protein, with the protein product MHGPAMSGWLLMVLSAGTGAYCLARLRSDSKAARSAAGGEAVMGFGMAAMALPAAVVTPPAWGWAVFVAVFGGGALRALWLSRTSTHHLHHLVGTLAMVYMAITMAPGGAHDGHPQHSPGGLPLLTGVLLVYYALYVLRAGAALIPVPTTASTGGGPATPPRPPGAGAAGWGARPELALACRLSMGIAMFAMLLTV
- a CDS encoding GNAT family N-acetyltransferase, which translates into the protein MDTAPDRLTFRDAVDSDVPALVALIESAYRGDASRDGWTTEADILDGQRTDPEGVRAVIAASGGRLLVVESEGRPVACCQLEHRGDAAYFGMFAVSPDMQGAGLGRQIIGEAERRVREEWGVREMQMTVISVRNDLIAWYERRGYRRTGRMTPFPYGDERFGIPLRDDLQFELLVKHLAAAPPGQGGQPPRPSAGE
- a CDS encoding glycerophosphodiester phosphodiesterase is translated as MGVEPENTLRSFVRAEQAGMDAIELDLHLSKDGSLVVMHDTEVDRTTDGRGAIAEKTLAELRELDAGQGERIPLFDEVLDAVRTPLQAEIKDAAAARALADVMRRRDLVGRVEVSSFHDEAIAEIGSLVPGVRTALIASRWGADVVDRAKAVGAATVALNIRRLTLELVEKAHAEGLKVLGWVVNTQDHLRLVRALDLDGATTDYPEIRRTGRFTA